The following proteins are encoded in a genomic region of Maribacter hydrothermalis:
- a CDS encoding (4Fe-4S)-binding protein, whose protein sequence is MEKELVKEYSNGELIVVWKPQKCIHAKVCVHMLPNVYDPNKRPWITPETTDTSALKKQINECPSGALTYYMKNDKMEDNELKDQYITDIIVTNNGPLKIKGNLQIQLASGEIVTKNGITGFCRCGVSENKPFCDGSHRKIEFIG, encoded by the coding sequence ATGGAAAAAGAACTTGTAAAAGAGTATAGCAACGGTGAGCTTATAGTAGTTTGGAAACCGCAAAAATGTATTCATGCAAAAGTATGTGTTCATATGCTCCCAAATGTGTACGACCCAAACAAAAGACCATGGATTACTCCAGAAACTACGGATACCTCAGCCTTAAAAAAACAAATTAATGAATGCCCATCTGGTGCATTAACGTATTACATGAAAAACGATAAAATGGAAGATAACGAATTAAAAGACCAATATATTACAGATATTATAGTAACGAATAACGGTCCGCTAAAAATAAAAGGAAACCTACAAATTCAATTAGCATCGGGCGAGATTGTTACAAAAAATGGTATTACCGGGTTTTGCCGCTGTGGTGTTTCTGAAAATAAACCATTTTGCGATGGATCTCACAGAAAAATAGAATTTATAGGATAA
- a CDS encoding Zn-dependent hydrolase has protein sequence MRNFKIIIALFLISNPLLFVNAQISVNQDRLEKRIIELAQFGIQENGETERVAFSDADIAAQQWVIEKLKVMDIETHIDFAGNVIGIRKGTDSNMKPISFGSHIDRVPNGGNYDGCLGSMAAIEVLQVLNEKKIKTKHPLEIIIFSNEEGGVMGSRAIVGHLNKSALGIKNNTGFTMGEGVMRLGGDTTRIEQVARKKGDVAAFLELHIEQGGTLEKENLAIGIVKGIVGLKWWDVEFNGFANHAGTTPMNARKDALLAASKFIIAVNEIATSFDGAQVATVGRISAEPGAPNVIPGHVITSLEIRDLSSVVIEKIYTAIEKRAVEINEESGVEITFKKLDTTADPAIMDSLIQSEIEKSIKSLNLSYMFMPSGAGHDAQDMALIAPTGMIFVPSKDGISHSPKEFTSASDMANGANVLLQTILSLDKRLK, from the coding sequence ATGAGAAACTTTAAAATCATAATTGCCTTATTTTTAATTAGTAATCCTTTACTGTTCGTGAACGCTCAAATTTCGGTGAATCAAGACCGGTTGGAAAAACGAATCATAGAGCTTGCCCAGTTTGGTATTCAAGAAAATGGCGAAACAGAACGGGTTGCCTTTAGCGATGCCGATATTGCTGCCCAACAATGGGTTATTGAGAAATTGAAAGTTATGGACATAGAAACACATATCGATTTTGCCGGCAATGTTATTGGCATACGAAAAGGAACAGATTCTAATATGAAACCTATTTCCTTTGGTTCTCATATAGATCGCGTTCCAAATGGCGGCAATTACGATGGCTGTTTAGGTTCAATGGCAGCAATAGAAGTGCTTCAAGTTCTAAACGAAAAAAAAATTAAGACAAAACACCCTTTAGAGATTATCATTTTCTCTAATGAAGAAGGTGGAGTAATGGGTAGCCGTGCTATTGTAGGGCATTTAAATAAAAGTGCATTAGGTATAAAAAACAATACTGGTTTCACTATGGGCGAAGGTGTTATGCGTTTAGGTGGAGATACCACAAGAATAGAACAAGTAGCACGTAAAAAAGGAGATGTTGCTGCCTTTTTAGAATTACATATTGAACAAGGCGGAACACTTGAAAAAGAAAATTTAGCAATCGGCATTGTAAAAGGTATTGTGGGGCTAAAATGGTGGGATGTTGAATTTAACGGATTTGCCAATCACGCAGGCACAACACCAATGAACGCAAGAAAAGACGCACTATTGGCAGCCTCCAAATTCATTATAGCAGTCAATGAAATTGCTACAAGTTTCGACGGTGCACAAGTTGCCACCGTAGGTAGAATTTCCGCTGAACCAGGCGCACCCAATGTAATTCCGGGTCATGTCATTACAAGTTTAGAAATACGCGATTTATCTTCTGTAGTAATTGAAAAGATATATACTGCTATCGAAAAAAGAGCGGTAGAAATTAATGAAGAATCGGGAGTAGAAATTACATTCAAAAAACTAGATACGACGGCAGATCCAGCAATTATGGATTCATTGATTCAGTCTGAAATTGAAAAAAGTATTAAATCGCTAAACTTGAGCTACATGTTTATGCCAAGTGGTGCAGGTCATGATGCACAGGATATGGCACTTATTGCACCTACCGGGATGATATTTGTACCAAGCAAAGATGGCATTAGTCATTCACCAAAGGAGTTTACTTCAGCTTCCGATATGGCGAACGGCGCAAATGTATTATTGCAAACGATTTTGTCTTTGGACAAGAGACTTAAATAG
- a CDS encoding GNAT family N-acetyltransferase: MELNLVDIASKKRYEAVVGDVTAYIEYIKAKDKIYLTHTEVPKSMEGKGIGSTLVLKVLEDIERQNLTLVPLCPFVAHYLQKHPEWKKLVMKGINIED; this comes from the coding sequence ATGGAATTGAATTTAGTAGATATTGCATCTAAAAAAAGGTACGAAGCCGTTGTAGGCGATGTCACCGCGTATATCGAATACATAAAAGCGAAAGATAAAATATATTTGACCCATACAGAGGTACCAAAATCTATGGAAGGAAAAGGTATTGGCTCTACCCTAGTTCTTAAAGTTTTAGAAGATATTGAACGACAAAACCTAACATTAGTTCCGCTTTGTCCATTTGTAGCGCATTATTTACAAAAACATCCGGAATGGAAAAAACTGGTTATGAAAGGTATTAATATTGAAGATTAG
- a CDS encoding M20/M25/M40 family metallo-hydrolase: protein MKKGLLICAYLLCTTIALSQTTKDIVDAIEKEGVENSQLEQLAYELMDLNGPRLVGTPEMKTAHDWAINTYKKWGIAAENQQWGTWKGWQRGITHVDMVSPRVASLHATQLAWNPGTSSKGVTASLITLPSFADSLAFVKWLPNVKGKIVMVSMLQPTGRPDENWEEYATKTSFEKMKMERDSIEKIWRQNISNTGYTSRNINAAFEKAGAVGIAQSRWSEGFGANKIFSAGTEKIPAVDISLEDYGMLYRMVEHGADTKIKIVAESKDLGVVPTFNTIATIPGTEFPDEYVILSAHFDSWDGGTGATDNGTGTITMLEVARILKKVYPNPKRTILIGHWGSEEQGLNGSSSFVEDHPDIVAGVQAVFNQDNGTGRVVNLSGQGFLHAYDYLGRWLEAVPETYKNEIETTFPGSPGRGGSDYASFVAAGAPAFSLSSLSWDYWNYTWHTNLDTYDKIVFDDVRNNAILTAILTYMACEDPEKTSREKAVLGINPRSGEKGEWPTPRSPQRKGGQD, encoded by the coding sequence ATGAAAAAAGGACTACTTATTTGTGCATACTTGTTATGCACCACTATCGCATTATCCCAAACTACCAAGGATATTGTTGATGCCATTGAAAAAGAAGGAGTTGAAAACTCCCAATTAGAACAATTGGCCTACGAATTAATGGACCTCAACGGACCACGTTTAGTAGGTACTCCAGAAATGAAAACAGCTCATGACTGGGCAATAAATACCTATAAAAAATGGGGAATAGCTGCCGAGAACCAACAATGGGGAACGTGGAAAGGTTGGCAAAGAGGCATTACGCATGTAGATATGGTATCCCCACGAGTAGCATCACTACATGCTACCCAATTGGCATGGAATCCAGGGACTAGTTCTAAAGGTGTTACGGCATCATTAATTACATTACCAAGTTTTGCAGATTCATTGGCATTTGTAAAATGGCTTCCTAATGTAAAAGGAAAAATTGTAATGGTAAGTATGCTACAACCCACAGGCAGGCCAGATGAAAACTGGGAAGAATACGCGACAAAAACATCCTTCGAAAAAATGAAAATGGAGCGTGATTCCATTGAAAAAATATGGAGACAAAACATAAGTAATACAGGCTATACTAGTAGAAACATAAATGCAGCGTTTGAAAAAGCAGGTGCAGTAGGTATTGCACAGTCTAGATGGTCCGAAGGTTTTGGAGCAAACAAAATATTCAGTGCAGGTACCGAAAAAATTCCTGCAGTAGATATTTCTTTGGAGGACTATGGAATGTTGTACAGAATGGTTGAACATGGTGCCGATACTAAAATCAAAATTGTTGCGGAATCAAAAGATCTTGGTGTAGTTCCAACATTCAACACTATCGCAACGATACCAGGTACCGAATTCCCTGACGAGTATGTAATACTATCTGCCCATTTCGATTCTTGGGATGGAGGAACGGGTGCAACAGATAACGGCACTGGAACTATTACGATGTTAGAGGTCGCTCGTATACTTAAAAAAGTATATCCAAATCCTAAACGAACCATATTAATTGGCCATTGGGGAAGTGAAGAGCAAGGTCTAAACGGTTCTAGCTCATTTGTAGAAGATCACCCAGATATTGTAGCCGGAGTACAGGCTGTTTTCAATCAAGATAACGGAACCGGTCGTGTTGTAAACTTATCGGGACAGGGATTTCTGCATGCCTACGATTATTTAGGGCGTTGGTTAGAGGCCGTGCCTGAAACGTATAAAAATGAAATAGAAACCACATTCCCTGGTTCTCCAGGGCGTGGAGGTTCAGATTATGCTTCATTTGTAGCCGCAGGTGCGCCAGCATTTTCCTTAAGCTCTCTTAGTTGGGATTATTGGAATTACACTTGGCACACCAATCTAGACACATATGACAAAATTGTATTTGATGATGTACGTAATAATGCCATACTAACAGCTATACTTACCTATATGGCTTGTGAAGACCCTGAGAAAACATCTCGAGAAAAAGCTGTTTTAGGCATTAATCCTAGATCTGGCGAAAAAGGAGAGTGGCCAACACCAAGAAGTCCTCAACGCAAAGGAGGTCAAGATTAA
- a CDS encoding 2-hydroxyacid dehydrogenase has product MSKNVLLLETVADDALQMLKEASDMNILTGYDEASLQSQIQNNRIDAIITRGKGQVRDSLMQQLPELKVISRCGVGLDNIDVSHATKRGIKVVNAPNSNADTIAEHTIALLLMLQRNLYNAVTMVKENRWADRGTYIGDETHGKTLGIIGMGNIGKKVAKIATALGMNVVYWSSNKENVPYTFLEFDVLLKTSDSISLHLPLTSKTENLIDVSALSKMKPTALVINTARGGIIDQNELFNALKAKKIAGFAADVLALEPPDKNDPLVPLENVLITAHLGSLTKTTYTKMCTMTVENTLAILRDEAPMANCIFNREKLGIG; this is encoded by the coding sequence ATGAGTAAAAATGTCCTTCTATTGGAAACCGTAGCCGATGATGCATTGCAAATGCTGAAAGAAGCATCGGACATGAATATTTTAACGGGGTATGATGAAGCATCGTTACAAAGTCAGATCCAGAACAATAGGATCGATGCCATAATCACACGTGGAAAGGGACAAGTCAGAGATTCATTAATGCAACAGTTACCAGAGCTAAAGGTAATTTCGCGCTGTGGAGTAGGTTTAGATAATATTGATGTTTCGCACGCTACCAAAAGAGGAATCAAAGTAGTAAATGCCCCCAATTCTAATGCCGATACTATTGCGGAACATACCATTGCACTATTACTAATGCTCCAGCGAAATCTTTACAATGCCGTTACTATGGTAAAGGAAAACAGATGGGCAGACAGGGGCACGTACATTGGCGATGAAACACACGGAAAAACTTTGGGAATCATTGGCATGGGAAATATTGGCAAAAAAGTAGCGAAGATTGCTACCGCTTTAGGAATGAATGTGGTGTATTGGAGTTCTAATAAAGAAAATGTCCCCTATACTTTTCTTGAATTCGACGTGCTTTTAAAAACTTCAGATAGCATAAGCCTACACCTACCTTTAACTTCTAAAACAGAAAACCTCATAGATGTTTCTGCACTTTCAAAAATGAAGCCTACAGCATTAGTAATCAATACCGCAAGAGGCGGAATCATTGACCAGAATGAATTGTTCAATGCATTAAAAGCTAAAAAGATAGCAGGTTTTGCCGCCGATGTGCTAGCACTAGAACCACCTGATAAAAACGACCCTTTAGTACCATTAGAAAATGTTTTGATTACCGCACATCTAGGAAGCTTAACAAAAACTACCTACACCAAAATGTGCACAATGACGGTTGAAAACACTTTGGCAATTTTAAGAGATGAAGCACCTATGGCTAACTGCATTTTCAATAGGGAAAAACTAGGAATCGGCTAA
- a CDS encoding mandelate racemase/muconate lactonizing enzyme family protein — MKITNIEAYWLRCPIPKEKQHFSDYGLLTNFDMTLVVVTTDSGLQGFGEAKAAVGSSGSCASIVSCIENELKPQLIGKDARNISRIWEHVYNGTRDHYSLSRGRKFPILGRRGLTISAMSGIDTALWDIKGKTLGAPVVELLGGSCRDKMPAYASGGWAKADAIGEQLLGYTSKGFSGVKMRVGIMDETVAESVKRVKAAREALPDHIKLMTDAHGTFSVPEAKQFTKGVEDCNLYWFEEPISPDNKIGTAEVRANTFIPIAAGESEYTAFDVRDLIAERALDVLQPDCAIIGGITEAMRVSQLAHTYQLELAPHCWGSAFSFMAGLSVAFASPSANVIEFSLGGNPMMYDLVEEDITVDKEGMLIAPDKPGLGLTPNWDFVKDFKQ, encoded by the coding sequence ATGAAAATTACCAATATAGAAGCATACTGGTTACGCTGCCCTATACCAAAAGAAAAACAACATTTTTCTGACTATGGCTTACTAACAAATTTTGATATGACCTTGGTCGTTGTAACTACCGATTCTGGTTTACAAGGTTTCGGTGAGGCAAAAGCAGCGGTAGGTTCATCGGGGTCTTGTGCTTCTATCGTAAGCTGTATAGAGAATGAATTAAAGCCACAGTTAATTGGTAAAGACGCACGAAATATTTCTCGCATTTGGGAACATGTGTACAATGGCACAAGAGACCATTATTCGCTTTCCAGAGGAAGAAAATTTCCGATTTTAGGAAGAAGAGGATTGACGATTTCAGCCATGAGCGGAATTGACACCGCCCTTTGGGATATTAAAGGAAAAACATTGGGAGCACCTGTTGTTGAATTGTTAGGCGGAAGTTGTCGGGATAAAATGCCAGCATATGCCAGTGGCGGATGGGCAAAAGCAGATGCCATCGGTGAGCAATTATTAGGGTATACTTCAAAAGGATTCAGCGGCGTAAAAATGCGTGTTGGCATTATGGATGAAACCGTAGCGGAAAGTGTAAAACGAGTAAAAGCAGCTCGTGAAGCTCTACCAGACCATATTAAATTAATGACCGATGCACATGGTACTTTTAGTGTGCCCGAAGCCAAGCAGTTTACAAAAGGCGTAGAAGATTGTAATTTATATTGGTTCGAAGAACCTATTAGTCCCGACAACAAAATTGGTACCGCAGAAGTGCGCGCAAATACATTTATCCCTATCGCTGCAGGAGAAAGTGAATACACCGCTTTTGACGTTCGCGACTTAATAGCAGAACGTGCTTTAGATGTATTGCAACCCGATTGTGCCATTATTGGCGGAATTACCGAAGCTATGCGCGTATCGCAATTGGCACATACCTACCAGTTGGAGCTGGCTCCGCATTGTTGGGGATCAGCGTTTTCTTTTATGGCAGGTCTTTCAGTTGCCTTCGCTTCTCCATCGGCAAATGTTATAGAATTTTCTTTAGGAGGTAACCCAATGATGTACGATTTGGTAGAAGAAGATATTACGGTTGATAAAGAAGGAATGTTAATTGCTCCGGATAAACCAGGATTAGGATTGACCCCAAATTGGGATTTTGTAAAAGACTTTAAACAATAG
- a CDS encoding VOC family protein, with the protein MAKAVHINHVALVVSNLEEACKFYEEELGLEAIPAFLFDYPTAFFKFNEEQQLHLTEWEDEFSFRGHICVQVDDINTMFFRMKELGIIDIKPWGKVRQLPDGAIQMFVRDPSGNLIELSSVPGDYIDPKIFEDELFKEGIYVSGRNDFRGYKSKDATLYHKSNE; encoded by the coding sequence ATGGCAAAGGCAGTACATATAAACCACGTTGCATTGGTTGTAAGCAACCTAGAGGAAGCATGTAAATTTTATGAAGAGGAATTGGGATTGGAAGCTATTCCCGCATTTTTGTTTGATTACCCAACGGCATTTTTTAAATTCAATGAAGAACAGCAATTGCACTTGACCGAGTGGGAAGATGAATTTTCATTTAGAGGTCATATTTGTGTTCAGGTTGATGATATAAACACGATGTTTTTCCGAATGAAAGAGCTTGGTATTATAGATATTAAACCGTGGGGCAAAGTGCGCCAATTACCGGACGGCGCCATTCAAATGTTTGTCCGTGACCCTTCGGGTAATTTGATAGAACTATCTTCTGTTCCAGGTGACTATATTGACCCAAAGATTTTTGAGGACGAGTTGTTCAAGGAAGGAATTTATGTATCTGGAAGAAATGATTTCCGCGGATATAAATCTAAAGATGCTACATTATATCATAAATCCAATGAGTAA
- a CDS encoding sugar phosphate isomerase/epimerase family protein: MELAIHNWMRAESLEHTLNRIKKLDYTHIEIQGAPESYDIKKAQLLLDLYGIKCWGSVTLMLEQRNLLAKDPAQRKMSVQYVKDVAKMVYELGGKVISLVPATVGKIVPDAKPDEEWEWAVKGIQEIYKYTEDHGLQIGIEPINRFETYFINRGEQALALAEAVGPNCGVCLDTFHMNLEEVNMYETIKKVGKRLVNFHVADNNRMAPGMGHLNWSKIISTLKEIEYDKVLSVEFCAPLDRTPANPFPNSIEANPEGLTAEQKKFLEDHGSSAITDEFYTMLTKKSIDTLKTLI, from the coding sequence ATGGAATTAGCCATACATAATTGGATGCGTGCCGAATCGCTAGAACACACACTCAATAGAATCAAAAAATTAGATTACACCCACATAGAAATACAAGGAGCACCAGAGAGTTACGACATTAAAAAAGCCCAATTGCTTTTAGACCTTTATGGTATAAAATGTTGGGGATCGGTAACCTTAATGTTAGAGCAACGAAACTTGCTAGCTAAAGATCCAGCACAACGAAAAATGTCGGTTCAATATGTAAAAGACGTTGCGAAAATGGTCTATGAATTAGGCGGAAAAGTAATTTCTTTGGTACCTGCCACTGTTGGTAAAATTGTACCAGACGCCAAACCAGATGAGGAATGGGAATGGGCTGTTAAAGGTATACAAGAAATCTACAAATATACCGAAGACCACGGTCTACAGATTGGTATTGAACCTATTAACCGTTTTGAAACCTATTTTATTAATCGTGGCGAACAGGCATTGGCTTTGGCTGAAGCCGTAGGGCCTAATTGCGGTGTATGCCTAGATACGTTTCATATGAATTTAGAAGAGGTGAACATGTATGAAACTATAAAAAAAGTAGGCAAGCGACTGGTAAATTTCCATGTGGCCGACAATAACCGAATGGCACCGGGAATGGGTCATTTAAACTGGTCTAAAATCATTTCTACGCTTAAAGAAATCGAGTACGACAAAGTACTATCCGTAGAATTTTGTGCGCCATTGGATAGGACTCCTGCCAATCCGTTTCCAAACTCTATAGAAGCTAATCCTGAAGGATTGACCGCAGAGCAAAAGAAATTCTTGGAAGACCATGGTAGTTCTGCCATAACTGATGAGTTTTATACCATGCTTACCAAAAAATCAATCGACACCTTAAAAACACTTATTTAA
- a CDS encoding WD40/YVTN/BNR-like repeat-containing protein, with protein sequence MKTIRLLLVLIILVPLALQSQRRKNKITEPTIKLEDSLYTGLKWRNIGPFRGGRSVASTGVLGQPMVYYMGTVGGGIWKTTDDGLTWNNISDGFLKTATVGAISVSESNPNIVIAGMGEHAARGVMTSMGDGIYKSTDAGKTWKHMGLDQTRHISDIIIDPTNPDIIFVSAQGAQYGPSSQRGIYKSIDGGETWKNVLFVDTITGASALSMDMTNPTILYAAMWQHRRFPWTMESGGKNSGIYKSVDSGETWEQLKEGLPKEMGKVGISVSRANPERVFAVVEAEGEKGGVYRSDDSGKKWTLINKDRINITRSWYYMEIFADTQNENIVYVLNAPMTISIDGGKSFSPLSTPHGDNHDLWIDPLNNQRMINSNDGGSNVSNNGGKSWSTQENQNTAQFYRVITDNLVPYNVYGGQQDNSTVAIASRTNDDGIDWKDWYAVAGGESAFLAFDPDNPELIYGGTYQGNIDKWDANTKESKPIKEYPELGLSISPENAKYRYNWNAPIITSPHDRKTIYHGGNVVFKSTDEGHSWSVISPDLTRDEKDKHGLGGGPFTNEAAGGEIYNTITYLTESPHEKGVLWSGSDDGLVHVTKDGGTNWINVTPTGIKEGIINSIEVSPHNPATAYIVLMRYKSMDFDNYIFKTTDYGTTWSKITNGITGDNTFTRVVREDKKVKGLLYAGTETGLFVSLDDGLHWQSLQLNLPLTPINDLIIQDNDLVAATAGRAFWILDDLAAIQNSTTPKQEVNIFAPKDTYLFMGGSNDKPIPGLGSNPKSGVTFDYYLSQAQDSTELKLEVLKDGEVIRTVTNQKDKNFKSWPGGPSKPDLLTSKKGYNRFTWDFKSENLPAVDKVFVLGGLNGSTVGPGNYVLRLTLGEQTAETTVTILPHPKVKASTADYAEQQTMMKTIESTVHEIHTSVNEMRSAKTQLTQFDKLLKENSKATALLEMGDTLVKRISTWEENLIQPNQKTFQDVINFENKLNSQLLNLRGYIDVAEPKVTAGAKERLQDLLTAWSSFKAEHNAIINTEMKAYNTLFKSLEIPAIILSEGKN encoded by the coding sequence ATGAAAACCATTAGACTGCTACTTGTACTAATTATTTTAGTGCCATTAGCCTTACAATCTCAACGTAGAAAAAACAAAATTACCGAACCGACAATTAAGTTAGAAGACTCCCTTTACACCGGATTAAAATGGAGGAATATTGGTCCATTTAGAGGCGGAAGAAGTGTTGCATCAACGGGAGTATTAGGGCAACCTATGGTGTACTATATGGGTACTGTTGGTGGTGGTATTTGGAAAACTACAGATGATGGATTAACCTGGAACAATATTTCCGATGGTTTCTTAAAAACAGCTACGGTTGGTGCAATTTCAGTATCTGAAAGCAACCCGAATATAGTAATAGCTGGTATGGGCGAACATGCCGCTAGGGGTGTTATGACCTCTATGGGCGACGGTATTTACAAATCTACCGATGCTGGAAAAACTTGGAAACATATGGGTCTTGACCAAACCAGACATATATCTGATATTATTATAGACCCTACCAATCCAGATATCATTTTTGTATCGGCACAAGGAGCGCAATATGGCCCTTCATCTCAGAGAGGTATCTATAAATCTATCGATGGTGGCGAGACTTGGAAAAATGTTCTGTTCGTAGATACGATAACCGGAGCTTCTGCCTTATCAATGGATATGACGAACCCAACTATTTTATATGCAGCCATGTGGCAGCACAGACGTTTCCCTTGGACTATGGAATCTGGCGGTAAAAACTCAGGCATATACAAATCGGTCGATAGTGGTGAAACTTGGGAACAGTTGAAAGAAGGGCTACCAAAAGAAATGGGAAAAGTTGGTATTTCTGTTTCCAGAGCAAATCCTGAGCGTGTCTTTGCAGTAGTTGAAGCAGAAGGAGAAAAAGGTGGTGTTTATCGGTCTGATGATTCAGGTAAAAAATGGACCTTAATCAATAAAGACCGCATTAATATTACGCGTTCATGGTATTACATGGAAATCTTTGCCGATACCCAAAATGAGAATATCGTTTACGTTCTTAATGCACCTATGACTATTTCAATTGATGGTGGAAAATCATTTTCACCCTTATCTACACCACATGGTGATAATCATGATTTATGGATAGACCCATTGAACAATCAACGTATGATAAACTCCAATGATGGTGGCTCTAATGTTTCGAATAACGGCGGTAAAAGTTGGAGTACACAAGAAAATCAAAATACAGCGCAATTTTATAGAGTAATTACAGATAACCTAGTACCCTATAATGTATATGGAGGCCAGCAAGATAATTCAACAGTTGCCATTGCTTCAAGAACAAATGATGACGGAATAGATTGGAAAGATTGGTATGCCGTTGCTGGCGGTGAAAGTGCTTTTTTAGCATTCGACCCAGATAACCCTGAGTTGATTTACGGTGGTACATACCAAGGTAATATTGATAAGTGGGATGCAAACACGAAAGAATCTAAACCTATAAAAGAGTATCCGGAATTGGGACTAAGTATCTCTCCAGAAAATGCCAAGTATCGGTATAACTGGAATGCGCCAATTATTACATCGCCACACGATAGAAAAACAATTTATCACGGTGGTAATGTAGTATTCAAATCTACCGATGAAGGTCATAGTTGGTCTGTTATTAGTCCCGATTTAACTAGAGATGAAAAAGACAAACATGGTCTAGGTGGTGGTCCATTTACCAATGAAGCAGCAGGTGGCGAAATATATAACACAATAACCTACCTAACAGAATCTCCACATGAAAAAGGTGTACTTTGGTCCGGTAGTGATGATGGTTTGGTACATGTTACAAAAGATGGAGGTACTAACTGGATTAATGTTACGCCAACAGGTATCAAAGAAGGAATAATTAATAGCATTGAGGTATCACCACACAACCCAGCAACCGCATACATAGTATTAATGCGTTACAAGTCTATGGACTTTGATAACTATATATTCAAAACTACAGATTACGGAACCACTTGGTCAAAAATCACTAATGGGATTACAGGCGACAATACATTTACACGTGTTGTACGAGAAGACAAAAAAGTAAAAGGACTTCTATACGCAGGTACCGAAACTGGACTATTTGTTTCTTTAGATGATGGTTTACATTGGCAATCGCTACAGTTAAACTTGCCTTTAACTCCAATAAATGACCTAATAATTCAAGATAATGATTTGGTTGCCGCCACTGCAGGCCGTGCTTTCTGGATTTTAGATGATTTAGCAGCAATACAAAACAGCACTACCCCTAAGCAAGAAGTCAATATTTTTGCTCCTAAAGACACCTATTTGTTTATGGGAGGATCTAATGACAAACCTATACCTGGTTTAGGAAGTAACCCAAAAAGTGGAGTTACTTTCGATTATTATTTGAGTCAAGCACAGGACAGCACTGAACTAAAATTAGAAGTTTTAAAAGATGGTGAAGTTATCCGTACTGTTACGAACCAAAAAGATAAGAATTTTAAATCTTGGCCTGGTGGTCCGTCAAAACCAGATTTGCTTACTTCCAAAAAAGGCTATAACCGCTTTACTTGGGATTTTAAAAGTGAAAATCTACCCGCTGTGGATAAGGTTTTTGTCCTTGGCGGATTAAACGGTTCTACAGTTGGTCCGGGCAACTATGTATTACGCCTTACTTTAGGTGAACAAACTGCAGAAACAACGGTAACTATTTTACCTCACCCAAAGGTAAAAGCCAGTACGGCGGATTATGCTGAACAACAAACCATGATGAAAACTATAGAATCAACGGTTCATGAAATTCATACTTCGGTAAATGAAATGCGTTCAGCCAAAACGCAGTTAACACAATTTGATAAATTGCTTAAAGAAAACTCAAAAGCAACAGCTCTCTTAGAAATGGGCGACACCTTAGTAAAACGAATATCTACGTGGGAAGAAAACTTGATTCAACCGAACCAGAAAACGTTTCAAGATGTCATCAACTTTGAAAATAAGTTGAATTCACAATTACTTAATTTAAGAGGATATATTGATGTTGCCGAACCAAAGGTTACCGCCGGCGCAAAAGAAAGATTACAGGATTTACTGACTGCATGGAGTTCTTTTAAAGCAGAACATAATGCCATAATCAACACAGAAATGAAAGCATATAATACTTTATTCAAGAGTTTAGAAATCCCTGCAATTATATTATCCGAAGGAAAAAATTAA